The window AGGCCCACATGGTCCAGGTGCACATCGCCGGGGGTGACGCCCAGCATTCCGGCGAACCTCCGCTGGAATCCGATCGCCACGTTGCACAGTCCGACCGCCTTGTGACCGGCCTGGAGCAGGGCGCGGGTCACGATGCCGACGGGGTTGGTGAAGTCGATGATCCAGGCGTCCGGGTTGGCACGCCGTACGCGCTCGGCGATGTCGAGCACCACCGGGACCGTGCGCAGCGCCTTGGCGAGGCCGCCGGCGCCGGTCGTCTCCTGGCCGACGCAGCCGCACTCCAGCGGCCAGGTCTCGTCCTCGTTGCGGGCGGCCTGTCCGCCGACGCGGAGCTGGAGCAGCACCGCGTCGGCGCCCTCGACACCCGCGTCGAGATCGTCGGTCGTGATGACACGCCCCGGGTGCCCCTGCTTGGCGAAGATGCGCCGGGCCAGACCGCCGACCAGTTCGAGACGGTCGAGGGCGGGGTCGACGAGCACCAGCTCCTCTATGGGCAGCGTGTCCCTCAGCCTCGCGAATCCGTCGATGAGTTCAGGGGTGTAGGTGGAGCCCCCGCCCACTACTGCGAGTTTCATGTCAGCCCTTCACTCCGGTGAGCGTGACGCCCTCGACGAACGCCTTCTGCGCGAAGAAGAACACGAGGATCACGGGGGCCATGACCAGGACGGTCGCGGCCATCGTCAGATTCCAGTCGGTGTGGTGCGCGCCCTTGAAGGACTCCAGGCCGTAGCTCAGGGTCCAGGCGCCGGGATTCTCGGACGCGTAGATCTGTGGTCCGAAGTAGTCGTTCCAGGCGTAGAAGAACTGGAAGAGCGCGACGGCGGCGATGCCGGGCTTGGCCATCGGCAGGACGACCTTCAGCAGGGTCCTGAAGTCCCCGCAGCCGTCGACCTTCGCCGCGTCGATGTACTCGTTCGGGATCGTCATCAGGAACTGCCGCAGCAGGAAGATCGAGAACGCGTCCCCGAACGCCATCGGGATGATCAGCGGCCACAGGGTGCCCGACAGATCCAGCTGCTTCGCCCAGAACAGGTACATCGGGATGATGATGACCTGCGGCGGCAGCATCATCATGGAGATGACCAGCATCAACGACAGGTTCCGGCCACGGAAGCGGAACTTGGCGAGCGCGTACGCCACCGGAATGCTGGACACGACGGTCAGGACGGTGCCGGCACCCGCGTACAGAAGGGTGTTCTTCCACCAGGTGAGGAAGCCGGGCGTGTCGAAGACCTTCGTGTAGTTGCCCCACTCCCAGGTGTCCGGGATCAGATCCCTGGTGAGGGTCTGGTTGTCGCTCATCAGGGAGGTGAGGACGACGAACACGAAGGGCAGCACGAAGAACAGCGCGGCCGCGACGCCGAGCGCGTGCACGGCGATCCATTCGAGGAGCGCCTTGCGGCGGGCGGTCCGCTCGGCGGGTGTGACCGGCGGTGCCCCCAACTCCACGGGCTTGTCGAGTACTTGGGTCATGGGTCAGTCACCTGCCTGGATGAGACCGCCCCGGCGCCGCATCAGGAACGCGGTGAACACCATGGACAGGGCGAACAGCACCAGCGCCACCACGCACGCGGAGCCGTAGTCGAAGCGCTGGAAGCCGAGGTTGTAGACGAGCTGCGGCAGGGTGAGCGTCGACTTGTCGGGGTATCCCGGTTCGAACTGCTGGCCCGAGCCGCCGATGATCCCGGAGGCGACCTTCCCCGCGACGAGTGGCTGTGTGTAGTACTGCATCGTCTGGATCACGCCGGTGACCACCGCGAACATGACGATGGGCGAGATGTTCGGCAGCGTCACGAACCGGAACCGGTGCCAGGCGGACGCGCCGTCCAGCTCGGCGGCCTCGTACTGCTCCTTCGGTACGTCGAGCAGCGCGGCCATGAAGATGACCATCAGGTCGCCGACGCCCCAGAGGGCCAGCATGGTGAGGGCGGGTTTGGACCACGCGGCGTCCGTGAACCAGCCGGGCGTCGGCAGTCCGAGGTCGCCGAGGACCGAGTTGACCGGCCCGGTGCCCGGGTTGAGCAGGAAGACGAAGGCCAGCGTCGCCGCGACGGGCGGCGCGAGGTAGGGCAGGTAGAAGAGCGTGCGGAACACACCCGTGCCCGTCTTGATCTTCGTGATCAACAGGCCGATGCCCAGGCCGAACGCGACCCGGAGGGTGACCATGACGAGCACCAGCCACAGGGTGTTGCGCAGCGCGGGCCAGAACATGGGGTAGTCGTTGAAGACGTAGTTCCAGTTCTCCAGACCCCTGAACTCGGGGACACCGAAGCCGTCGTACTTCATGAACGAGAAGTACACGGTCGAGATCAGCGGATACGCGAAGAAAACGCTGAAGCCGATCAGCCACGGCGACATGAAGGCGGCCGTGCGAAGCGCCGACCGGCGGCGCTTCGCACGCAGAGTGAGCGTGGACATCGGTGCTACTTCGCCTGCTCGATGTCACGGTCGATCTGGTCGGCCGTCTTCTTCAGACCGGCCTTCAGGTCCTTCGCCTTGCCGGACTCGTACTGGTAGCCGAAGTCCTGGAGGGTCGTCTGGTACGTCGAGCCGTTGACGGACGCCGGCGGGGTGTTGGAGTGCGGGTTCTGCGCGATGTCCAGGAAGGTCTTGAAACCGGGGTCGACCGTCAGGTCGGGCGACTTCAGCGCGGCGAACGTGGACGGCACGTTGTGGATGGCGTTGGCGAAGGCGACGACGGCCGCGGTGTCGGTCGTCATGTACTTCACCAGCTCCCAGGCCGCGTTCTGCTTCTTGCTCTGCGGCGCGATCCCCATGATCGTGCCGGAGAGGAAGCCCTTGCCGTACTCGTCGACCTCGTCGTCGGCGACGGGCATGGGAGCCGTGCCGATGTCGAACTTCACGCCCGCGTCCTTGGCCATCCCGAGCCGCCACTCGCCGTCGAGCTGCATGGCCACCTGGCCGGTCTGGAAGGGGTGCTTGGCGCCCCACTCGTCGCCGAACGTGTTGCGGTACTTCTCCAGCTTCTGGAAGCCGCCGAGGCCCTCGACGAGCTTCTTCTGGTACGTGAACATCTCGGCGAAGGCCGGGTCCTCGGCGATGCTGGACTTGCCGTCCTTGTCGAAGTAGGCGTGGTCCCACTGCGACATGTAGTGGTCCACGACGGTCTCGTAGCCGTGGTAGTTCGGCATGAAGCCGAGCTGCTCGTACGAGTCGCCCTTGGACTTCGTCAGCTTCTTGGCGACCTCGGTGAACTCGGACCACGTCTTCGGCGGCGCCTTGATGCCCGCCTTCTCGAACGCGTCCTTGTTGTAGTAGAGGCCGTACGCGTCGCCCAGCAGCGGCATCGCGCAGCGCGTGCCCTCGAACTGGGTGTACTCCAGCATCGGCTTGGGGATGATCTTGTCGAGGTCGAGCTTCGACTTCTCGATGAACGGCTTGAGGTCGGCGAAGGCGCCGGACGAACAGAACTTGCCGATGTTGGACGTGGTGAACGACGACACCACGTCCGGGCCCTTGGAACCACCCGCGCGCAGCGCCTGGTTGAGCTTGTCGTCGTTGATGTTGCCGACGACCTTCACCTTGATGTTGGGGTGTTCCTTCTCGAACCGGTCGATGTTCGCCTGGATGGCCTTGACCTCGGCGGGAGCGCTCCAGCCGTGCCAGAACGTGATCGTGGTCGACGCGTTCGGGTCGTCCGTGGCGCCGGTGTCCGACTGGCCGGTGCAGGCGGTGGTGAGAAGGGCTATCGAGGCGGCGGCGAGCACCGCTTTCCTGGGCATTCCGGGCATGGCGAAGTCTCCCTGGGGCGGGACGGGGTGGTGTGGGACGGGATGTGTACGGAGATGTGCGGGGAGGCGTGCGGGGTCGGGCTCAGCGCGAGGTGTCGAAGGCCTCGTCGCGGGTGGCCGCGAGCGCGCTCTCCAACGCGCCGCGCAGCACGGGGTGTTCGTCGACGTCGCCGACCACGAGGCGCGGCCGGGATGCGGCCAGCTCCTCCAGCTCGGCCTGCACCAGGGCGCGCAGCAGTTCGCCGCCCCTGGTGAGCGAGGCCCCGCTGAGGACGACGAGTTCGGGGTCGAGGACGGAGACGAGCGAGGCGAGACCGGTGGCGAGCCCCGTCGCGTACGTCTCCAGGAGCTGCCGGTGGGCCCCCGCGTTGATGTCCGCCGCCTGCTCGACGAGCGAGGCGGCGACTTCGGCGTACGGCCCGGTGGGCAGGGGCTGGATGCCGAGTTCGCGGGCCAGTTTCGGGATGGCCTGGGAGCCGGCCAGCTCCTGGTAGCCGCCGCTGTTGGCCTTGGTGACGTGCCGGACGAGCGGCGCGCCGGGTACGGGGAGGAAGCCGACCTCGCCCGCGCCGCCGGTCCAGCCGCGGTGCAGGCGTCCGCCGAGGACGAGCGCGGCACCGAGACCGCCCTCGTTCCACAGCAGGACGAAGTCCTCGTGGCCCCGGGCCGCACCGAGCCGCTGCTCGGCTATGGCGACGAGGTTGACGTCGTTCTCGTACTCGACGGGCATCGGCAGTGCGGCCGCGAGCTCGTCGAGCAGGGCGGGGGAGTGCCACCCGGGAAGGTGGGAGGCGTAGCGCAGCCGTCCCGTGTTGGGGTCGAACGCGCCGGGGGTGCCGATGACGAGCCGCTGGATGTCGGCCCGGACCAGCCCCGCCGCCTTCACCGCGCCGTCGAGGGCGTCGGTGACCTGCCGTACGACGGTCTGGCCGGCGCGACGGCCGGGGGTGAGCAGTTCGTACTCTCCCACCGTCCGCCCCGTCACATCGGCGACGGCGGCGAGGATCCGCTCGGGCGTCACGTCGAGACCGGCGGCGTAGGCGGCGGCCGGGTTCACCGCGTACAGCTGTGCGTTGGGCCCCGGCCGGCCCTCGCTGGTGCCGGTGACGAGGACGAGCCCCGCCGCCTCCAGCCGGGCCAGCAGCTGCGAAGCGGTCGGCTTCGACAGGCCGGTCAGCTTGCCGATCCGGGTCCGGGACAACGGCCCGTGCTCCAGCAGGAGATCGAGTGCGGCACGGTCGTTCATGGCGCGCAGAACGCGAGGGGTGCCCGGCGTACCGGCGGTTCCTGCCATGAGAGTCGACACCTGCCTTTCGGCTGCACAGCTTCCCAGTGGTGCCGCCGTGAAGTCCACCGCGGAATCACTGTTAGGAAACTTTCCTATCGGTGGGAGGAAGGTAGGCCCGGGGTGGGGGACGCGTCAATACCGGCCACTGGCGGGCAATGAAGTCGTTACCCGGCGGACGGTGAGGGGACACGCGCGTGGGGCGACAGCGGGAGCGATGCACGTGTGGGGCGGCGCCCGGAGCGACACGCGTGTGGGCGGCGCCCGGAGCGACATGTGTGTGGGGCGGCACCCGGAGTGATCCGGATGCCGCCCCACGGAGGCCGTGCGCGTATGAGAAAGGTCTCGCCCCTACTTCGTCACATTCGTCGGGACCGCCGCCGGAGCTATGGGGGACGCCGTCTGCGACTGGGGGGACGCGGAGTTGGAGTAGGCCGACGGGGCCGCCATGCCCGCCGTCGGATCGGGGGCCGTGTCCTCGTCCAGCTGGGTGGGGAGGCCGCCGACGATACGGATACCGGCCGCGTCCAGCGCGTGCTTGATGCGCCAGCGCAGTTCGCGCTCCACGCTGAGCGCCTTGCCCGGCATCGTCTTCGCGGAGACGTGGACGACCATCGAGTCGAGCAGGACGCTGTCGAGGCCGAGAACCTCGATGGGGCCCCAGAGGCGTTCGTTCCAGGGCTCGGCCTTGCTCATGTCCTCGCCGACCTGGTTGAGGAGGGTCTTCACCCGGTCCAGGTTCTCCGAGGGGTGGACCGTCACGTCGACACCGGCCGTGGCCCAGCCCTGGGAGAGGTTGCCGATGCGCTTGACCTCGCCGTTTCGGACGTACCAGATCTCGCCGTTGTCGCCGCGGAGCTTGGTGACGCGCAGGCCCACCTCGATGACCTCGCCGGAGGCCACGCCCGCGTCGACCGTGTCGCCGACGCCGTACTGGTCCTCCAGGATCATGAAGACGCCGGAGAGGAAGTCCGTGACCAGGTTGCGGGCGCCGAAACCGATGGCCACGCCCGCCACACCCGCGGAGGCCAGCAGCGGGGCCAGGTTGATCTCGAACGTGCCGAGGATCATCAGCGCGGCCGTACTCATGATCGCGAAGGACGCGACCGAGCGGAGCACCGAACCGATGGCCTGGGAGCGCTGGCGGCGGCGCTCGACATTGACCAGGAGGCCGCCGAGGGCCGTCCCGTCGACCGCCTGGGCCGTACGGTTCATGCGGTCTATGAACTTCGTGATGGTCCGCCGTATGACCACTCTCAGCACGGCCGCTATCACCAGGATCAGCAGCACGCGCAGGCCGATGCTGAGCCATGTGGACCAGTTCTGCTCGACCCAGCTCGCGGCGTTCGTCGCGCCTTCCTGGGCGTCCTGGAGCGTTGGCGACGTCGGTTCCTCGGTGGGATCGGCGGCCGACAGGACGGACAAGAACACGGCAGGTACCTCCAGGCGTAGCGGTCCGCCCGTGGCAGGGACATCGGGATGGGGACACCGACGGGCAGAACCACCACACTAACGGGGCACCATGTGTGGATCGTTGCAATGTTCGAGGGAGAGACTGTGCTCACCTGGGGATGAAGAAGATGTGGTCGAAAACACTCCCAGCCCGTTACCGGGACATGGTGGCGCTTCCACCAGGCATGAGGGGAGACTGACTACAGATCGTCCCGGCGCGAGCCACGCGCCGCCGGCGTACAAGGAGGCCATCCGTGCCGCATGTCCTGGTCCTCAACGCGTCGTACGAGCCCCTCGGCGTCGTACCGCTCCGCCGCGCGCTCGTCCTCGTCCTCGAGAACAAGGCTGTCTGCCTCGAGGAATCCGGCGCCTTTATGCATAGTGCAACCGTTACTGTCCCCGCACCCAGCGTGGTCCGGCTGAAGAGGTTCGTACGGGTCCCTTACCGGGGGCCCGTTCCGCTGACCCGTCGGGCGCTCTTCGCCCGCGACGGCGGCCGGTGCATGTATTGCGGTGGCGTCGCAACCAGCGTCGACCACGTCATCCCGCGCAGCCGCGGGGGTCAGCACGTCTGGGACAACGTGGTGGCGTCCTGCCGCCGCTGCAACCACGTCAAGGCCGACCGTCACCTGGTCGAGATCGGCTGGCGCCTGCGCCATAAACCGGCCCCGCCGACGGG is drawn from Streptomyces liliifuscus and contains these coding sequences:
- a CDS encoding carbohydrate ABC transporter permease; amino-acid sequence: MSTLTLRAKRRRSALRTAAFMSPWLIGFSVFFAYPLISTVYFSFMKYDGFGVPEFRGLENWNYVFNDYPMFWPALRNTLWLVLVMVTLRVAFGLGIGLLITKIKTGTGVFRTLFYLPYLAPPVAATLAFVFLLNPGTGPVNSVLGDLGLPTPGWFTDAAWSKPALTMLALWGVGDLMVIFMAALLDVPKEQYEAAELDGASAWHRFRFVTLPNISPIVMFAVVTGVIQTMQYYTQPLVAGKVASGIIGGSGQQFEPGYPDKSTLTLPQLVYNLGFQRFDYGSACVVALVLFALSMVFTAFLMRRRGGLIQAGD
- a CDS encoding ROK family transcriptional regulator; this translates as MAGTAGTPGTPRVLRAMNDRAALDLLLEHGPLSRTRIGKLTGLSKPTASQLLARLEAAGLVLVTGTSEGRPGPNAQLYAVNPAAAYAAGLDVTPERILAAVADVTGRTVGEYELLTPGRRAGQTVVRQVTDALDGAVKAAGLVRADIQRLVIGTPGAFDPNTGRLRYASHLPGWHSPALLDELAAALPMPVEYENDVNLVAIAEQRLGAARGHEDFVLLWNEGGLGAALVLGGRLHRGWTGGAGEVGFLPVPGAPLVRHVTKANSGGYQELAGSQAIPKLARELGIQPLPTGPYAEVAASLVEQAADINAGAHRQLLETYATGLATGLASLVSVLDPELVVLSGASLTRGGELLRALVQAELEELAASRPRLVVGDVDEHPVLRGALESALAATRDEAFDTSR
- a CDS encoding carbohydrate ABC transporter permease, which produces MTQVLDKPVELGAPPVTPAERTARRKALLEWIAVHALGVAAALFFVLPFVFVVLTSLMSDNQTLTRDLIPDTWEWGNYTKVFDTPGFLTWWKNTLLYAGAGTVLTVVSSIPVAYALAKFRFRGRNLSLMLVISMMMLPPQVIIIPMYLFWAKQLDLSGTLWPLIIPMAFGDAFSIFLLRQFLMTIPNEYIDAAKVDGCGDFRTLLKVVLPMAKPGIAAVALFQFFYAWNDYFGPQIYASENPGAWTLSYGLESFKGAHHTDWNLTMAATVLVMAPVILVFFFAQKAFVEGVTLTGVKG
- a CDS encoding mechanosensitive ion channel family protein, with the translated sequence MFLSVLSAADPTEEPTSPTLQDAQEGATNAASWVEQNWSTWLSIGLRVLLILVIAAVLRVVIRRTITKFIDRMNRTAQAVDGTALGGLLVNVERRRQRSQAIGSVLRSVASFAIMSTAALMILGTFEINLAPLLASAGVAGVAIGFGARNLVTDFLSGVFMILEDQYGVGDTVDAGVASGEVIEVGLRVTKLRGDNGEIWYVRNGEVKRIGNLSQGWATAGVDVTVHPSENLDRVKTLLNQVGEDMSKAEPWNERLWGPIEVLGLDSVLLDSMVVHVSAKTMPGKALSVERELRWRIKHALDAAGIRIVGGLPTQLDEDTAPDPTAGMAAPSAYSNSASPQSQTASPIAPAAVPTNVTK
- a CDS encoding ABC transporter substrate-binding protein, which codes for MPGMPRKAVLAAASIALLTTACTGQSDTGATDDPNASTTITFWHGWSAPAEVKAIQANIDRFEKEHPNIKVKVVGNINDDKLNQALRAGGSKGPDVVSSFTTSNIGKFCSSGAFADLKPFIEKSKLDLDKIIPKPMLEYTQFEGTRCAMPLLGDAYGLYYNKDAFEKAGIKAPPKTWSEFTEVAKKLTKSKGDSYEQLGFMPNYHGYETVVDHYMSQWDHAYFDKDGKSSIAEDPAFAEMFTYQKKLVEGLGGFQKLEKYRNTFGDEWGAKHPFQTGQVAMQLDGEWRLGMAKDAGVKFDIGTAPMPVADDEVDEYGKGFLSGTIMGIAPQSKKQNAAWELVKYMTTDTAAVVAFANAIHNVPSTFAALKSPDLTVDPGFKTFLDIAQNPHSNTPPASVNGSTYQTTLQDFGYQYESGKAKDLKAGLKKTADQIDRDIEQAK
- a CDS encoding HNH endonuclease, producing the protein MPHVLVLNASYEPLGVVPLRRALVLVLENKAVCLEESGAFMHSATVTVPAPSVVRLKRFVRVPYRGPVPLTRRALFARDGGRCMYCGGVATSVDHVIPRSRGGQHVWDNVVASCRRCNHVKADRHLVEIGWRLRHKPAPPTGLAWRIIGTGHRDPRWLPYLQPYGAEDAMARIDGISA